One Psychrobacillus glaciei genomic region harbors:
- a CDS encoding HupE/UreJ family protein produces the protein MITNSKKRSPRKLIFRSFIIFILFMTVAPLSTFAHPYSASYTDLKISNEKTEMTFIIDTQSIIELINEVDLNKDSKLEKSELDENEHHIEELVTESLALDKGANEMTPTLEKMELVEKDNKQFLKLTFTYDGFLSGDTIILTDGLYVNDSNTNYVNLVTVAYGDQKTEAVLQGNERSWTMLLAEEQIPQGEGDASTPTPVHKSNSSWFSFFKLGMLHILTGYDHLLFLIALLLRKQTLKQYIGIVTAFTVAHSITLSLSVLDIVNLPSLFVESVIALSIVYVALENIFRKKIQHRWGITFAFGLIHGLGFADLLKEMALPKSHLAVALVSFNVGIEVIQLSIVLVCLPILFYLHKQKNSLKLVQVLSAVIVIGGAYFLFNQLFF, from the coding sequence TTGATAACAAATAGTAAAAAACGCAGTCCAAGAAAGCTAATATTTCGTTCTTTTATCATCTTCATTTTATTTATGACTGTAGCTCCACTTTCTACCTTCGCTCATCCATATAGTGCTAGTTACACAGATTTGAAAATATCAAATGAAAAAACAGAAATGACGTTTATTATCGATACCCAGTCGATCATTGAATTAATAAACGAAGTAGATTTAAATAAAGACAGTAAACTTGAAAAAAGTGAACTGGATGAGAACGAGCATCATATAGAGGAACTTGTTACAGAGTCCCTTGCACTAGATAAAGGTGCCAATGAAATGACACCTACTCTTGAAAAGATGGAGTTAGTTGAAAAGGATAATAAGCAATTTCTTAAATTGACGTTTACATATGATGGATTCTTGTCAGGAGACACAATTATATTAACGGATGGTTTATATGTGAATGATTCGAATACAAACTACGTTAACCTGGTAACAGTTGCATATGGAGACCAAAAAACAGAAGCGGTTTTACAAGGGAATGAACGCAGTTGGACAATGCTACTTGCTGAGGAACAAATTCCACAAGGCGAAGGAGATGCCAGTACACCTACTCCAGTACACAAATCTAATTCTTCTTGGTTTTCCTTTTTCAAATTAGGGATGTTGCACATATTAACAGGTTACGATCATCTTTTATTCTTAATCGCATTACTTTTAAGAAAACAAACATTGAAACAATATATTGGAATCGTTACTGCATTTACGGTTGCTCATAGTATTACTTTAAGTTTATCGGTTTTAGATATTGTAAATTTACCATCTTTATTTGTAGAATCAGTCATTGCATTAAGTATTGTGTATGTGGCATTGGAAAATATCTTCCGCAAGAAAATTCAACACCGATGGGGTATTACCTTTGCATTTGGGTTAATTCACGGATTAGGGTTTGCAGATTTATTAAAAGAAATGGCATTACCAAAAAGTCACTTAGCAGTTGCATTAGTTAGTTTCAATGTTGGCATTGAGGTCATTCAACTTTCAATTGTCTTAGTATGTCTACCTATACTATTCTATTTACATAAACAGAAAAACTCGTTGAAATTAGTTCAAGTTCTTTCTGCGGTAATTGTAATAGGTGGTGCATACTTCTTATTTAATCAATTATTTTTCTAA
- a CDS encoding CehA/McbA family metallohydrolase yields the protein MYTRTKGKKRFTSITLILVLLLSTILPSSMMPRASAEEVNTSGIADHVVISQVYGGGGNSGATIKNDFIELYNPTNQPVDLNGWSVQYSSKGGNGWTEPNKTVLSGTIVAHGYYLIKEAAGTGGTIDIKGDATGSAAMGGSDGIVALVNSTELLTGVIPTGTVDLVGYGGASGFEGSGPTKAPSATTSVHRRPYANMAITPGLGNSWDTDDNAGDFVTGTPTPRNTESPTEEFKLNESIQPIADRIFFQQSDTNIVTVVSAEGTVPNSAVVSFYETPTSGAGVLGTTTATANGSFSVSFDAMKVLPILYVTATETDKPESKVTAVIAATATNPLTQSGLSYNKDANGVGTIYGTKAALAKARIFAYKNNNAKLEDRLLPTDNQPVIADASGNFEMKFNNAPDTVYVTQQNYTATGIMLESSTVSITKPSSDVITKINTVRDFDSNGKPLNLNKFFTIEGVVTIENGILGTQKSNYYIQDETAGINIYGSFDHKIDIKRGDKVRVTGKVLIYNGLLEFEATAVTKLAAGEPLPEPKSISIMDMNTFAKIEPLEGSLATVSGKVTSSVLSGTGYNVTIADENAKTTLLRVMTATKINMEKDIVVNKSYTFTGIVSQYTTNANPTNGYQLFPRDVKDIAPILGLTHIPMKEAYSDTSISFEAFADGAQSVTLYYRNAGDSSFLSISMSDDTQGRYTATLASTNFTKDSFEYYIEASAGDKVRSAGTKEDPYVVTLVADKIGPTFAAEIPVDTGKVESPRPEISVVMEDPSGVDSESIKILVDNQDVTSDATVSKTQVKYLPTADLALGKHTVKVTAADTKGNKSTKEWTFEVVPRFTGGNHYRGTTHNHTNISHDAAGGPEDALKAAKKYKYDYFAFSDHSHDIDPELLGQDTVDHKGQPERTGGADWKQTKDLAKKYTKDGEYVVFPAFEMTSTTWGHSNVFGTDNFIDRNINGKQYQDLSKYYAWVLTYDDVVAQFNHPDMSKDSFNNFKPYDKNLDKLFTMIEVGNGSGHYGYANAEGKFFSALDLGWHVAPTYGEDNHDGTWGQTNARTVIVADDLSQESLLHSMANMRVYMSEDPNFQLDVLANGYYMGSTVDSKKLKFDIKGSDPVAESKATGYDYLSNTYKSDDKVAKVELLTNGGKVIDSYVPNTKDFTWTPEYTVASGQQWFVVRVTQADGERAYSAPIWSKEETVDVKVNGIDIVGDVVIEGNPATAKVTVGNFGTQTVSNLKVDLYVDAKDDAHKLGTAVINSILAKGTGVASINWTKPVEGDHNLIAVVTSNDGANLGDVSFTLPIKVKKPLGIKVLIDAKHGNENSGGDTGTYKDNLKAFTLLLQKDGYTVAENNAIITTDVLKDVKILVMTHPRTALTADEQKAVGDFVKAGGSVLFAGKSNNGSTDSTLHNATLEAIGTTIRMSHDGVFDDSKTGNFWGDPAVSPYAVRAHPGLVDNYVTDRVPFIDYYSGSSLQAVNNSALTESGKVKILVRGNETTYQGNVKNGSYIYDNVSDNKGGSAIPLMASDEIGTGRILVSGMNTFNDKQMDESFEPKGNPQFILNAVNWLAHRETQVINIADARKLADDTPVVITGKVTTAAGVFFDAFYVQDETGGIMAFNEVPEGSLKLGDTVRIYGHIKTFENNKEIEFGKFDIDVIKTGKGAGVAPKEVTTGTATSAVNQGFLVKVKGKVTSKYDDTSYVINDGSGDLLVFTDGYIEKQGIPVPQLKVGDTLEAVGLAGEFTGGSRIRVRDTKELKGTPGTNVGEPVVVLEVDKKSIEMTKGDTVQLHVKQITTTNDGKSTEKDVSNEAIYTVEKVNVASVTKGLVTAKVEGTTNITIAFEQKEVVVSVTVKNPGGGNQGGGNQGNENQGNGSTPPSKVEDIKVDKDSGTSFPQTPIKRTTEPNGTVKDEITLTSDNVKETIEKLKEQHQDTARIVIPDKEDKVNEVSVSVPKEAVGTLANGKANLEIFTDNVHLFIPQTSMQDFGADLLFRVVALKEQAQKNEIEARAKKETLVNQIVGNKKVNVIGRPMEIETNMQNRSVDLTLPLPTNATKEQIDNLVIFIEHSDGKKEVKQGKLIAFDKGTQGIQFTVNKFSTFTVLYMEGAAKYFAQNSCGEIAKTSCLQVNKTTPVYVLENNRLKKVGEAVKGQNLPVKQTISPMLGLGGDIWLERTAAISYETPSKEMIAKNQLPANKRPKQIWKGLELTPGQIGKVTILQDTVIWQSIDKTTKLPRVLKKGEQYRVYRYVPGMYQVSDKQYIVQDSNVVLIKK from the coding sequence ATGTACACGAGAACAAAGGGGAAAAAGCGTTTTACCAGTATTACATTAATACTAGTACTTCTTTTAAGTACTATTTTACCATCAAGCATGATGCCAAGAGCTTCGGCAGAAGAAGTTAATACCAGTGGTATTGCAGATCATGTTGTTATTAGTCAAGTGTATGGTGGGGGAGGAAACAGTGGAGCCACCATCAAAAATGACTTTATTGAACTATACAACCCGACAAATCAGCCGGTAGACCTTAATGGATGGTCTGTTCAGTATTCGTCCAAAGGCGGTAATGGCTGGACAGAGCCAAATAAAACAGTACTGTCTGGGACGATAGTAGCGCATGGATACTATCTAATAAAAGAAGCCGCTGGAACTGGTGGCACTATAGATATTAAAGGGGATGCAACTGGCTCTGCTGCTATGGGAGGTTCTGATGGAATAGTTGCTTTGGTAAATAGCACAGAACTTCTAACTGGAGTTATCCCTACAGGAACAGTGGATTTAGTTGGTTATGGTGGTGCTTCTGGTTTTGAGGGATCAGGCCCTACAAAAGCCCCTTCAGCTACAACCTCCGTACACCGCAGACCATATGCAAATATGGCGATTACACCTGGACTAGGAAACAGTTGGGATACAGATGACAATGCTGGGGATTTTGTAACCGGAACTCCAACTCCACGTAACACAGAAAGTCCAACAGAAGAATTTAAGTTAAACGAAAGCATTCAACCGATTGCTGATCGTATTTTCTTTCAACAATCAGATACAAACATTGTTACAGTTGTTTCTGCAGAAGGAACAGTCCCAAATAGCGCAGTCGTGTCTTTTTATGAAACACCAACAAGTGGGGCTGGCGTTTTAGGTACAACAACTGCTACAGCAAATGGTTCATTCAGTGTATCTTTCGATGCAATGAAAGTACTTCCAATTTTATATGTTACCGCAACTGAAACAGACAAGCCTGAAAGTAAAGTAACGGCGGTTATTGCTGCAACAGCAACAAATCCTCTTACACAATCTGGGTTAAGCTACAATAAAGATGCCAATGGTGTAGGAACAATATACGGAACGAAAGCAGCACTGGCAAAAGCACGTATTTTTGCCTACAAAAATAACAACGCAAAACTAGAAGACCGATTATTACCAACTGATAACCAACCCGTAATCGCAGATGCATCTGGAAATTTCGAAATGAAATTCAATAATGCACCTGACACGGTCTATGTAACACAACAAAATTATACAGCTACAGGAATTATGTTAGAGAGTTCTACGGTTTCTATAACAAAGCCGTCATCTGATGTAATTACTAAGATTAATACTGTTCGTGATTTCGATAGTAATGGTAAACCTTTGAATCTGAATAAATTTTTCACAATCGAAGGTGTTGTAACCATTGAAAATGGTATTCTCGGTACACAAAAAAGTAATTATTATATACAAGATGAAACAGCAGGAATAAATATTTATGGAAGCTTTGATCATAAGATTGATATTAAGCGTGGAGATAAGGTACGTGTAACTGGGAAAGTGCTTATTTACAATGGTTTATTAGAATTTGAAGCAACAGCTGTTACAAAACTAGCAGCAGGTGAACCACTTCCAGAACCAAAATCTATTTCTATAATGGACATGAATACATTTGCTAAAATAGAACCACTGGAAGGTAGTTTAGCTACTGTTAGTGGTAAAGTAACAAGTTCCGTCCTTTCTGGAACAGGGTACAATGTAACAATTGCAGACGAAAACGCAAAAACGACTTTATTACGTGTAATGACGGCTACAAAAATTAACATGGAAAAAGATATTGTCGTAAACAAAAGTTATACATTCACTGGAATTGTAAGCCAATATACTACTAATGCAAATCCAACAAACGGGTATCAGTTATTCCCTCGTGATGTAAAAGATATAGCACCAATTCTTGGGTTAACACATATACCAATGAAAGAAGCTTACAGTGATACAAGTATTTCTTTTGAGGCATTTGCAGACGGGGCACAATCCGTTACGCTTTATTACCGAAATGCTGGCGATAGCTCTTTCCTATCAATATCAATGAGCGATGATACACAAGGAAGATATACTGCTACACTTGCTTCAACTAATTTCACAAAAGATTCATTTGAGTATTATATCGAAGCTTCTGCAGGAGATAAAGTTAGATCTGCTGGTACGAAAGAAGATCCTTATGTAGTTACTCTAGTTGCAGATAAAATTGGACCTACATTTGCGGCAGAAATCCCTGTAGATACAGGAAAAGTGGAAAGCCCACGCCCTGAAATTTCTGTTGTCATGGAAGATCCAAGTGGTGTAGATAGTGAATCTATTAAAATCTTAGTAGATAATCAAGACGTAACTAGTGATGCAACTGTCTCAAAGACACAAGTGAAATACTTACCAACTGCAGATTTAGCTTTAGGTAAACACACGGTGAAAGTTACAGCTGCTGATACAAAGGGCAACAAGAGCACAAAAGAATGGACGTTTGAAGTTGTACCTCGCTTCACTGGTGGAAATCATTACAGAGGTACGACGCATAATCATACGAATATTTCACATGATGCTGCTGGCGGACCAGAAGATGCACTAAAAGCAGCGAAAAAATATAAATATGATTACTTTGCTTTCTCTGATCATTCCCATGATATCGACCCAGAATTATTAGGGCAAGATACAGTGGATCATAAAGGCCAACCAGAGCGTACTGGTGGGGCTGATTGGAAACAAACGAAAGATCTTGCAAAAAAATATACAAAAGACGGTGAATATGTCGTATTCCCTGCATTTGAAATGACTTCCACTACATGGGGACATTCAAACGTATTCGGAACAGATAATTTTATAGACAGAAATATTAACGGTAAACAGTACCAAGATTTAAGCAAATACTATGCTTGGGTATTAACATATGACGATGTCGTTGCACAATTTAATCACCCAGACATGTCAAAAGATTCGTTTAATAACTTCAAACCATATGATAAAAACTTAGACAAATTATTTACAATGATTGAAGTAGGAAACGGTTCTGGACATTATGGTTATGCAAATGCGGAAGGAAAATTCTTCTCTGCCCTTGACTTAGGTTGGCATGTGGCTCCAACTTATGGGGAAGATAACCATGATGGTACTTGGGGGCAAACGAATGCACGTACAGTTATCGTTGCAGACGATTTATCTCAAGAATCATTGTTACATTCCATGGCGAATATGCGAGTGTATATGTCAGAGGATCCAAACTTTCAGTTAGATGTTTTAGCGAACGGCTATTACATGGGTTCAACTGTCGACAGTAAAAAGTTGAAATTCGACATAAAAGGTTCTGATCCAGTAGCAGAATCTAAAGCAACTGGTTACGATTATTTATCGAATACGTACAAATCAGATGATAAAGTAGCAAAAGTAGAACTTCTAACAAATGGTGGAAAAGTTATTGATTCTTATGTACCAAATACAAAAGACTTCACTTGGACTCCAGAATACACAGTAGCAAGTGGACAACAATGGTTTGTTGTACGAGTTACACAAGCTGATGGTGAGCGTGCTTACTCTGCACCAATTTGGTCAAAAGAAGAAACAGTTGATGTAAAAGTTAATGGCATAGATATTGTTGGGGACGTCGTGATTGAAGGAAATCCAGCTACTGCTAAAGTAACAGTTGGAAACTTCGGTACACAGACAGTTAGCAATTTAAAAGTTGACCTTTATGTAGACGCAAAAGACGATGCTCATAAATTAGGAACTGCAGTGATTAATTCGATTCTTGCAAAAGGAACAGGTGTCGCATCTATTAACTGGACAAAACCAGTTGAAGGGGACCATAACTTAATTGCAGTCGTTACTTCAAATGACGGAGCGAATCTGGGTGATGTTTCATTTACACTACCTATTAAAGTGAAAAAACCACTAGGTATTAAAGTGTTAATTGATGCGAAACATGGAAACGAAAACTCCGGTGGCGACACAGGAACGTATAAAGATAACTTAAAAGCTTTCACACTTCTTCTACAAAAAGATGGGTATACAGTTGCTGAAAATAATGCAATTATCACAACTGACGTATTAAAAGATGTGAAAATTCTAGTAATGACACATCCTAGAACTGCTTTGACTGCTGACGAACAAAAAGCAGTTGGTGATTTTGTTAAAGCAGGCGGATCTGTATTATTTGCAGGAAAAAGTAATAACGGTTCCACAGACTCAACTCTGCATAATGCTACGTTGGAAGCAATTGGAACTACAATAAGAATGAGTCATGACGGCGTATTCGATGATAGTAAGACTGGTAACTTCTGGGGAGATCCTGCAGTAAGTCCATATGCAGTTCGTGCTCATCCAGGACTTGTAGATAACTATGTAACGGACCGCGTTCCTTTTATTGATTACTACAGTGGGTCAAGCTTACAAGCGGTCAATAACAGTGCACTTACTGAAAGTGGAAAAGTGAAGATACTTGTACGAGGAAATGAAACAACGTACCAAGGAAATGTGAAAAATGGTAGCTACATTTACGATAACGTTTCTGACAATAAAGGTGGTTCAGCAATTCCTTTAATGGCGTCTGATGAAATCGGTACTGGGCGTATTCTCGTTTCAGGAATGAATACATTTAATGACAAACAAATGGATGAATCCTTTGAGCCAAAAGGAAACCCGCAGTTCATTTTAAACGCAGTGAATTGGCTAGCTCATCGTGAAACGCAAGTAATAAATATTGCAGATGCACGCAAACTTGCAGATGATACTCCAGTCGTAATCACAGGAAAAGTAACAACAGCAGCAGGAGTATTCTTCGATGCGTTCTATGTTCAAGATGAAACTGGTGGTATTATGGCCTTCAATGAAGTTCCTGAAGGATCATTGAAATTAGGCGATACAGTCCGTATTTATGGACATATTAAGACATTTGAAAATAACAAAGAAATTGAGTTCGGTAAATTTGATATCGATGTTATTAAGACAGGCAAAGGTGCTGGAGTTGCCCCGAAAGAGGTAACGACTGGAACAGCGACGTCAGCTGTGAATCAAGGTTTCCTTGTTAAAGTAAAAGGAAAAGTGACTTCGAAATATGATGACACTTCTTACGTTATCAATGATGGATCTGGCGATTTATTAGTCTTCACAGATGGATACATTGAGAAACAAGGAATTCCTGTACCACAGTTAAAAGTGGGAGATACACTTGAAGCAGTAGGTCTAGCGGGTGAATTTACTGGCGGCTCACGTATTCGTGTACGTGATACGAAAGAGTTGAAAGGGACGCCTGGCACGAATGTAGGCGAGCCAGTTGTTGTATTAGAAGTTGATAAAAAATCAATTGAAATGACAAAAGGTGACACAGTTCAACTTCATGTTAAACAAATCACTACAACAAATGATGGAAAATCAACTGAAAAAGACGTATCAAATGAAGCAATATATACAGTAGAAAAAGTAAATGTCGCATCTGTTACAAAGGGATTAGTGACGGCAAAAGTAGAAGGAACAACTAACATTACCATTGCATTTGAACAAAAAGAGGTAGTTGTGAGTGTTACAGTGAAAAATCCTGGTGGTGGAAACCAAGGTGGTGGAAATCAGGGGAATGAAAATCAAGGTAATGGTTCAACACCACCATCAAAAGTAGAAGATATCAAAGTCGATAAAGACAGTGGAACATCTTTCCCACAAACGCCGATTAAGCGTACTACAGAACCTAATGGAACTGTAAAAGATGAAATTACTTTAACATCAGATAATGTTAAAGAAACAATTGAAAAGTTAAAAGAACAACATCAAGATACTGCAAGAATTGTCATTCCAGATAAGGAAGACAAAGTAAACGAGGTAAGTGTATCTGTTCCGAAAGAAGCAGTGGGTACACTAGCTAACGGAAAAGCAAATCTAGAAATCTTTACGGATAATGTGCATCTGTTTATTCCACAAACTTCGATGCAAGATTTCGGAGCAGATCTATTATTCCGTGTAGTTGCTCTAAAAGAACAAGCACAGAAAAATGAGATTGAAGCACGAGCTAAAAAAGAAACATTAGTAAATCAAATAGTTGGGAATAAAAAGGTAAACGTGATAGGGCGTCCGATGGAAATCGAAACAAATATGCAAAATCGTTCGGTCGACTTAACATTACCTCTTCCAACAAATGCAACGAAAGAACAAATAGATAACTTGGTTATTTTCATCGAGCATAGCGATGGGAAGAAAGAAGTTAAACAAGGAAAGTTAATAGCGTTTGACAAAGGGACACAAGGTATCCAATTTACTGTTAACAAATTCTCTACATTTACAGTCTTGTACATGGAGGGTGCAGCGAAGTATTTTGCACAAAATTCATGCGGAGAGATTGCTAAAACTAGCTGTCTTCAAGTGAACAAAACAACTCCTGTGTATGTGCTGGAAAATAACCGCTTGAAAAAAGTTGGAGAAGCAGTAAAAGGACAAAATTTACCTGTTAAACAAACTATTTCTCCAATGCTTGGACTTGGTGGAGACATCTGGTTAGAACGAACAGCAGCAATTTCTTACGAAACACCATCTAAAGAAATGATTGCTAAAAACCAATTACCAGCCAATAAACGTCCAAAGCAAATTTGGAAAGGCTTAGAGTTAACTCCAGGTCAAATTGGAAAAGTGACTATTCTACAAGACACAGTTATTTGGCAATCGATTGATAAAACAACGAAACTACCAAGAGTCTTGAAAAAAGGTGAGCAATATAGAGTGTATCGCTATGTTCCAGGTATGTACCAAGTTAGCGACAAACAATATATCGTACAAGATTCAAACGTAGTTCTCATCAAAAAATAA